Genomic segment of Corvus moneduloides isolate bCorMon1 chromosome 14, bCorMon1.pri, whole genome shotgun sequence:
cagatgCCTCCAGCGCCCTTTATTTAGGACGGAAAAAATAGTGTGTGTTGATCAGCGGGATCATCCAGAACCTGGACGCTGTGCCCGTCTCTCCCAAGCAGAAACAATCCCGCAGCTTATCCCGCGTGTTTGCCGCATATCCTgcaccagctcctcctcctcctccctccataGGTCCCTCGTATCCATTTGACACCGCGGAGCGTTCCTCGGGGTGGGAATCCTGCACAGCATAGCCAAAGAAACGAGCTGCTCTCCCTCACATGCTCCTACTGacaatggtttttttttttttaattaatttctcatagaggaaaaaaaaatgaaataaaactaaaaaaaggtACTGCTAAAGGCTAAGGAAAAGGTCAAGATGTTTGTTTGTGCAGAACGTCTGCCCTGCTTCCCCGGAGGCAAGGCAGACTGATGCACActatttaaagaaatcaattCATTTCAAAAAAGATCATTTAATTAATTCTAACTGCTGCCACCAATTTAGCAAATTAAAATTCCTAACAGCAGCTGATTCATTAAAGAACTCAGAAAATATAgagaaacataaataaaaagggACCCAGTTGAAAGGGAGCTCTCCAACTGCGTAGTGTTCGGTGCATTAAAAATAAGTCAGTCACGAGGGTTTTCTAACAATTTGGTCTTTAACTGATTTTCCAGGGCTTGTTTATTTTGTCTTGCAACAATTCAACACCTGAGCTATCCCAGGAAACCAGACTCTGGGACCAAGTCAGCACTAGACTGGGTTTGGGTCTTCTggctccagctcttcccagtgAGTGAGGAGGTGGGAGAGAGCGGATTTATCCTCCTGCCTTACTCATAGGAGTAGGTGCTGAGCACCCAGcgggaggcagcagagcccatcccagcacagctgggctggaggagagaaAACGTGGGAGAACATCTCAATGTGTGCTTGGGGCAGCCAACCAAGCAGGACTTGTTTGTAAAGGAGCTTTCCAAAGGTCTTGGCCATGCTTGGCCATGTGCATTTACAACAGGAGAACCACAGCACTGACACACAGCCCAAATCTCTGCCTGATTCCttggaaaaggagctgctgggggagaaggaaagaaactcACCTGCAGTTGTGTCGTaggagggatgggggaaaggTCCAAGAGCAATGGGCATGGGGAAGAGGTAGCCATGCATGCAGAACTTGGGGTGTGCTTGGCTGgctggaaaagatgaaaaaaagaagaagaattaaatccctgtttgcttttatttccagcagAATCACAGTTACAGGATTGAGATGGTGATGTGCTGTTGTGCAAAACCTGCAAAACCCTCAGTGACATCAGAATGCTGGGGAGGCAAAAAAGATAATGAATCTTGgttagagaggaaaataaaaatagaaataagagTTACGAAAGATCTGACAGTGTTCTTTGCACATCCTCTCATCTTCATAACCTGAGTCTGAGGTGGACAAAAATCATGAAAGATGGAACAACTGAAGTCAGTGTCAATATTCTCGTTGCTGTTTTCCTCCAGAGAATGTGCCTGACCACCTGGAAGGGTCAAAGTGTTTGGGTACCAGAACAAGGTACTTCCAAGACCTCCAGCTGGtgagaaggaaaagcacaaTTAGAATGGAAGTGCCCCATCAATATTAATACCACTGAGGCTTATCATGATTAACAGTAATAGAATGAATgttaaatgaattaattaatgGTTGGCCACTTATTTAAATATGTTCCCCAGCTCAAAGGAGCACTTTATAATAGGTGGACATTAGTTCATGCTAAATTGACTATGGAATACCTATTGAATTAATTATTACATCCACAAGAGCAGCAAATTAATTTGCCATGATCAATCCTATTATAATAAATACCTAAAGAAGTAGCAAAAAAAATTGCCAGTTATCAGAGTGACTCATTTTACTTCAGGTAAAATTATATTATGTATTTCCATATAATGTAATTCAGCAGCAAACTCCCTGTCTCAAGCCTGTCCTTTTTTATCACAAACTTTCTGTGTGAAAAACCTCCCATTGTTCAGTTGAACGGTGGCGGGAACTATTCCTGCAAGATTTTACAGGAAACAGGTCAGGGACTGGGGGACAGCGAAGTCATTTGAAATTTTAATCACTGCAGAGTAAATTTAGTGTGGGAACCTGCATTATTTGCAGAGAAGTGCCCTCTGAGGTGATTGTGCTGCTCCACAACCACAGGAACATCCTCCACCGAGGCCTCAGTGGGCACAGGGCCAAGGTTTTTGTGGTGTTTAAAGCCTTTGCAGAACTTATTTaaaatttggggggttttatcCCAAATCCTACTGTAGAGTtgtggctgccagcagggctggtgccaGCCATGTCCTGGGGTGGTCTCACTCCTTTCCTATTCCTTGTGGGAGCACCTGGTTCACTGGGCCAATCCTTCACTGCACAAAGGCCACCAGGCTGGCACCCACTGGTGTCACAGAACAGGTTTCACCTTCTCCttcaatttgttttgaaaagtgaatgtgttttccaaaaaataaaggattttacATCCCTCTCTGATTATTCTCAAGTGTAATTTCAATGACCTTAAAACCAGCAGGATCTTAAAGAGTATAAAGAGATGTGTTTATGGCCTTCCATGGTGCACCACTGGTCCTGAGCACCCAGGGACACCACACATGCACTTCCAGCCTTCCCAgtgctgaaatcagtgggagctgggaatgctgagtACCTGGAAGGCAGAAAACAGGGACAGAAGAGCAATGCCAGGAAGGGCATGGGCTCGGATTTACAGAACTTTGCTGAACACAAACATCAAGAGGTattgggagggagggggaggaaggaagggctCTCCTTGCTGGTGGAAGCCACCACTTCACACAGCTTTGTAGGCAATAAATTAAATGGCATCAAGAGGCTGCAACATTTCTGTGAACAACCCTCTGAGAGCAAAATCCAagtcaaaaaaaagaaaaaaacaacacagaaaggGCACAAAGAGAGTGACCCAGGTTTGCTTTTGAGAGACGATGAGaatgacaaaaatgaaataaaaactgtttctgcatccctgggagcactTCCTATGTTTGTTTCCCATTAAACTGTGAGGGAGTGCTGTGGATACAGAGTGGTGGTGTTGTACTCACTGTACCAGAAGGTCCAGATGGTCTCAGGGTGGCCCTCGCCAAAgaaccagcacagccagaagaaACCCTCGTGGTGGAAAGTGAGGATCTCCTTCCCAACCTCTGTTGGAGTTTCAGCCTGGGGAGGAATGAAAGTCCAGGCTGAAACAGGGAAGATCATGGTGCAATCAGTGTACATTTTGCTTAGACAGACATTGATTTAGTTTTTATTgggttttcatttgttttttgaGTCAGTTTTGCAGGGGTTGCAGAACACGGAGGAGCTGCTGTCCTTGACTTTCTGCCGTGTCACAGCTACGAAATGTTGTGATAACAAGTTGTCCTGCAGACCTGCACAAACCATTTGCCTCTTTCTCTGCTGTCCTTAAACCCCAGCTGGACTGAGCTGGATGGGAATGTCAGGGAGCTGGGCCTTCTGGGTGTATTCTACTCCTCAAACACCTTCCTCCAATCCCCAGACCAGACCTGCCAGCACAAGGTTTTGGTCTTTCCTGGAGGAAGGATATTGCAAAGTTCAGTCATGGAAGATTTACCAAAGAACTTATTAAAATTATCCTCAAAGCCAGTTTTATCTGCCTCAGACAGGACTGTGACAAAATTATGTTTCATGATGCATGGGGAATGTCCGTAGAGGAATGGGCCCTGTGAACCAGAGAAAGGAGATGGGAGGTGCCAAAGGTACTTACCCCTCTCAcggactggtttgggttgaagggaccttaaagcccatccagtcccaccccctgctgtgggcagagacaccttcccctatcccaggttgctccaagccccatccaacctggccttggacacttccagggatccaggggcagccacagcttctctgggcaccctgtgccagggcctcacagggaagaatttctccccagTATCCCTCTGGCAGGGGGAAGCCAtgcccccttgtcctgtccctccatcccttgtcccaagtcacctcccagctctcctgaagcccctttaggcactggaaggggctctgggTTCTCCCCAGAGATCTCACACTTCCCTCGCCTCGATGTTTTTATGCATCGCGTTGTGGCAGCTTCCAGAGCTCTGACCTGATTCTCCTTTTACTTTCAGGATAAAATCCTGACTATGGCAAGGGGAGCATTCAGCCCTGAAACTTCCTCAGCTGGTGGCTCTGACTTGGTGCATCCAAGGCACATTTCACTGAGTTTGCCAGATACTCAGCCCATCCTTATCTGTAAGGGACAGGATTTGACAGTTTAAGCAAGGGCAGAGAAGGTAAAAACAGAGCCTGTTATCCACAACCAgtaacagaaatagaaataatagaaacagtgtctgaaatagaaataaaatagctCAGAGGGAAGAGTAAGAGCAGTTCCTATTTCTGCCTGGTGCTTTTGAAGTCACCGCCTCAGTGTCAGGCTCCCCAACACTTGGCCAAGAGCATCTCTGAAATGTTTGAGATGCTTATTCATGTCGTGCAGTGCACAGTCTCTGCTCTCTccactttaaaaaacaactaaaaTGTGAAACAATTAACACTGTCACTTCCCAAGAGCACGAAAAACAAGTGGCACTTCTCTGTCTCTGCCATCCCTGGGCTTTACTGAGCTGCTCAAAACTGAAGACCCCGTCTTCTGTTTCACTTCTCCAAGCATTTTTTccatcataatttttttcttttcagtaggGAAAGTCGCTTGGAACCATGACTCAAGCAAACAGTGCCCTACATTTGATTATGGgattctgaaatgaaagaaaaatatttcttgctgGCATCATGATGCTTACCCAGGGTGACTCAccacaccaggaaaaaaatcaaacctaaTTGGATTGAACTTTGAAGTAACAAAAAGTCTGCACACAACAAGGATCTTCCTGTCATTTTGTAATGGAAACCACACATTGATTGGCACAAAAACATTTCGGGGGAGTGGGTGGCTCAAGGAACTGATCTGGTTGTTATTTCATTGAAGAGTTAGACAACAGCAAGTGCAGCAAAAACCCAGCTTGAGGGATCTATAAACGAGCGACACCAGCCCTTAGCACTAAACCGTCCCttgaaaattacatttcctgCTAACTAAAATCCTATACAAATCTTACTCTGAGGATATCCAGGCCACTGGTTGGATGGGCAGGAActcatctgctctgctctgtgtctgaTGTTCACTTTTGCTtggtgtctgtgctgcagctgtatCACTTCAGATGGAAGTGATTGCCAAGCCCCACACTTTTAAACATGAACTAGTTTTAAATGAAGAACCTAGAGAGGGAGAAATCTTTTAATGGCAAATATCAGGAGATATCTTTTGTCTTTAGAGGGAAATGCTGTCAACAACTAAAGCTCTTacatttttgcctttcattCTCTAATATTCCTATCTGCCAGATTACAGAGGTGCCGTCTTAATGTTTCCTAGACACACTTTACTCAAGTCAAAATAATCAATATTATGGAAAAGCTGGTTTggattttaaagaatttaaagtTTTACCTCAGGCTGATGTTTTACATTAACAGGTCACGTTCATTGAGCATAAATATTATCACAGATTTCAAAATTTTCGATTTGAAATTATTTAGGTAAGTTCTTTCAAAGTACAAGGTTTCAGAGCTCACCACTCCGGTGCTCAGAGTGCTGTTCCCATGCTCGAAGACCGCGCAGGTGTCCGTGGCCAGAAGCCAATAATCCGTCCCAAAGGCAATGAGGAAGAGCAACACCCCGGTGCCTCCGAGGATCCCGGCTGCCAGGGCGGCTGCTCCGGCCTTCATGGGGCAGCAGGGGGGAAACCAGCACaactggaaatgagaaaaggaggaaaaccccCAAGTTTCCCAGGTCTCTGGAAGAGCAGGGCCAGAGGATTGCTATTTTTGGATATGGATAACGATCTCCTGGCTGGTGTGAGTTTCAGTGGGTGGTGGAGCAGGACTAATAAAAGCAGATGACCTGGCACAAGCAAGCAGCTGTGGCATTAAGGATCATGACAAACAGCTAttgaggcagagcagggagccaTCCAAGGCGACACATGGCTGCTCCTGCCGGAGGAGTGGAGCCGGGAGCCCTCAGGACACGGCTCTGGGTCACGAGTGCAGAATTCCCAGGCCACCGGGGAGCTTTTCTCATCCCTCTCTGCACGGATGAGCAGGGGTGGACTCAAAGGTTTTCCCCACACCATGGAGCCCGTGGTGTCCTCAAGCACTGCAGTGATACCTCTCACTGTGTCCCACAGGTGGCACTTCTGGAATTTGCGTCTCCTTCTTCCTCTGAGCAAAACTCTGATGCAGCTTTTACAGAAAGCAACCTCAGGGAtccaagaaaaacattaaaacagtGGGAGATCTTAAATATCCCAGCCCTCTTGGAAGTGATGCAATCACCACCTTTGCACCAGGCAGGTCCACATGGAGCTGGACAAGGAGCATCCAACCAGGTGCACACACGGACACACCGGGGGTGTCCTGCAGTTGTAGATGATGttctccctcctgccacagAAAAGTGGATTATATGGATCCATACCCCTCACACCCACCCAGCCTGCCATGGGAGAAGTGTCTCCTAGGAACATTCCTGCATGGAATTTCACTGCCATTTACTTCCTAATGTTTTTGGCTTCTACTGGAGCATCTGCTGCAGATCACTGCCAGGAATGGGATGCCAGACTaggaaaattataatttctgtaGTGCAATAACTATATTCCTGTGACATGCCAGGAGGCTGggagaagaaatttaaattatagTCAAAAATCAAGTTCTGGTTTTCTAATCTTAGCCTTAGTCATGACCTGCTCTAAACACGGGGAAGAAATGATGCTGACTTCCCTATCCTATGGGAAATTGTGttgtcaaattaattttaatatttaaagttACCTGTGAACATATGAGCATCTCAAAGCAACTGCACACTGGCTGGGGAACCTGGAGAGGATTGACAAAAATTTTGACTACATTTCTTATTGAGGCATACAGAGTGATGAAAGTACTCAATCTTCTAtaagcacaaaaaaatttaaattataataatttattttatcctCTGCACTGTCTTTCTTAAATATCACAGGGGTAGCTGTTACGTAACATGTTAGACCTCTTCCCCTCACTGTCCCAGGGGCAGAGTTGCTCCTGGTTTAACCTGACAGTGAGCACGTGAGGAATTCCACATGATCCAGGATCCAGAGAATTCTCTTCACCAACGCAGGGAGAaaggagagctgggacagggtgcAGACTTACCATCATGCAGGGTCAAAACtcagccacagagctgggatTCTGCAGGAATAAACACATTCTGTCTGTCCCATTGTCCCGCCATTCCACTGGAAacactcccagctgctgcaaTGGGTCTCCATGTAGGTTCTTGGGATCAACTCTCCCTGAACCTGCACTCATCCCATTCCTACACAAATTACCCTTTCCCACCTCATCCCAGCATATCCACTCTTTTCCCATAGTTTTGAACAGCAATAACACACCCATCTCACAGTCACTGGTGCTCCACTACACCAAAGGCGAGCTCTTTGTATTGAACATAAAATGGTTGATTAAATACAAAGTATAACTTATCTATCACCTAAATAATCCATTAGTGGGATTCCAACCAGTTGCCATTTAACCACCACACAGTCCTGGTTAAATTTGTCTCAAGTGACAAGGACAGTTGGTTGCCATCTCTTCTTGTGATCTCCTCAAAGCTGGACACGACTGACAGGAGCTTTGGCAACGCTCAGAGGAGCTGGGTGAAAACAAGGATTTGCACACCAGGagtgaggattttttttgtagctCACACTGCaattacataaaattaaaatgcaaagtgGGTActtgtgtatttttgttttaaaaaagggaTTAATGCACACTTCCCCATTTCTGGGTGTGTTTTGAGCCAGCTGTGTTTGGCGCTGCTGCTTTTGTGCTACTGCACATCCTGAGTTAGTGCTGTTTGCCATTTGGAAGTGTCCTCAGGAATTCTGGGACCCACTGGCAGAAAAACCTTGCATGGCTGAAGCAGAGCATCGCTGGTGCCCAGCCTTGGCTCTTCACAGGACAGCTGGTGCCCAGTCAAACATCCTCCAAATTCCTAGGCTGTGGAACAGGAATTGAGTTCCCAAAGTTGAAATGTCTCTCCATGCACTGAAATCCCACTCCTGACAGGTGCTTCTTTTCAAAGACGGGTTGGACAGGgattggagcaacctggtccagtggaaggtgtccctgcccatggcagggtttGGAACTGGATcaactttaaggtcccttccaaccccaaccatcctgtgattccaggatgattctgtgattccttgtTGCAGCCCCAAGCATGTGCTCATCACCTTCAGGGTCCAAAAAATTCCTGGGCAATGAGACCGTGCGGCCTCTCCCCCAGCTGTAGAAAGTGGTAATGATGTTGGTTGTCCTGTGGAGCCTGTGTTCGGATCTCTGGAATGCCACACCAGAGCCAGGGGGTGAATTAACAGACCAGTACCACATTCCATGCAAAGGCAGACACAAATACCATTtaatttccaaggaaaacaaccctccctttcctcccttgCCTCTCCTGGTGCCAGCAGGGACCTTTATTCAGCATCCTCTTATCCACAGAGGTCAAATGATAGTGCCACCATGGGCAGCTCCAGGACTGTAGTGGATGGAAGGGAAAGTTGTATCCtgagcaatttttttaattcctaattgaccctgaagaatttttttcccttaagctTTTAAACCTAAATTGTGACTCTCCCAAACATACATATTCCAGCAAAGAGCTGAGGCAAGTCAACTCAGATTTTTCACAGAATTGGGTGTTTTACCTTTGGATTGATCAAAGACTCCACCAGCA
This window contains:
- the LOC116451120 gene encoding transmembrane protein 182-like, producing the protein MKAGAAALAAGILGGTGVLLFLIAFGTDYWLLATDTCAVFEHGNSTLSTGVAETPTEVGKEILTFHHEGFFWLCWFFGEGHPETIWTFWYTSQAHPKFCMHGYLFPMPIALGPFPHPSYDTTAVYRGFWTAFILLAVAAGLVGGLLLVCGVPFSSPRSYKVGGGFLLLSGGLFLLLVFLFVMWKEFAADFQKYILLERSKKCLDDVPVHVYYGWSFMFAAAGVPLVLLSGLLFFLVGRDIMDSLQ